From Methanobrevibacter sp., the proteins below share one genomic window:
- a CDS encoding nuclear transport factor 2 family protein — MSDVELISKKSFSDVDSEIIDRFMEFQQALIDKDEAKLNEILTEKYELIHMSGKKQTKQEFIGEIMDGTLNYYKSEIIDPTILWDDDERPTLIADVTLTAKVYGMNGKWTLDTTVDFEKIDGKWYFSKWDN, encoded by the coding sequence ATGTCAGATGTAGAACTTATTTCTAAAAAATCATTTTCAGATGTTGACAGTGAGATTATTGATAGGTTTATGGAATTTCAGCAGGCATTGATTGATAAGGATGAAGCTAAGCTGAACGAGATTTTAACTGAAAAATATGAGCTTATCCATATGTCAGGCAAAAAGCAGACTAAACAGGAGTTCATAGGTGAAATTATGGATGGAACTCTGAATTATTATAAATCTGAAATCATTGATCCGACAATTCTATGGGATGATGATGAAAGGCCGACATTGATTGCTGATGTCACATTAACCGCTAAGGTTTATGGTATGAACGGCAAATGGACATTGGATACCACAGTTGATTTTGAAAAGATTGATGGAAAATGGTACTTTTCAAAATGGGATAACTGA
- a CDS encoding NAD+ synthase — protein sequence MSIIPDIDLEKTKINLVEFIKSKVSESKTDGIVVGLSGGIDSTLSAYLACEALGKENVFGLVLPSATTPTEDTEHGIKIAQNLGIDYKEIAIDGILNEFLSMTQLEENALAIGNLKARIRMSIIYYYANQKNYLVSGTGNKSEILIGYFTKHGDGACDMEPIGDLYKIEVFKLSEYLGISEAILEKPPRAGLWNGQTDEDEIGMSYDLLDQILYLYTEKDLKDTEIAEKLDISVDDVDMIITKIIRSEHKSKVPESPKKTIL from the coding sequence ATTAGCATAATTCCAGATATAGACTTAGAAAAAACAAAAATAAACCTAGTTGAATTCATCAAATCCAAAGTCAGCGAGTCAAAAACTGATGGAATTGTCGTTGGTTTGAGTGGAGGAATTGATTCTACCCTTTCAGCATATCTGGCTTGCGAAGCATTGGGAAAAGAGAATGTATTTGGACTTGTATTGCCATCCGCTACAACACCAACTGAAGATACAGAGCATGGCATTAAAATAGCGCAAAATTTAGGAATCGATTATAAAGAAATAGCTATTGACGGCATTTTAAATGAGTTTTTATCAATGACACAACTGGAAGAAAATGCCTTGGCTATCGGCAACCTTAAGGCTAGAATCAGAATGTCAATCATTTATTATTATGCAAATCAGAAAAATTACCTGGTCAGTGGAACAGGCAATAAAAGCGAAATTCTAATCGGTTATTTTACAAAACATGGAGATGGCGCATGTGACATGGAACCGATTGGAGATTTGTACAAAATTGAAGTTTTCAAATTAAGTGAATATTTAGGCATTTCCGAAGCAATCCTTGAAAAGCCTCCCCGTGCAGGCCTGTGGAACGGTCAAACCGATGAGGATGAAATTGGAATGAGCTATGATTTACTTGACCAGATTCTTTATTTATATACGGAAAAAGATTTAAAAGATACTGAAATAGCTGAAAAGTTAGATATATCAGTTGATGACGTTGATATGATTATTACAAAGATTATTAGGAGCGAGCACAAAAGTAAAGTTCCTGAAAGCCCTAAAAAAACAATATTATGA
- the leuS gene encoding leucine--tRNA ligase translates to MSENIEKKWQKKWADAKLFESNPDEREKLFITVAFPYPSGAMHIGHGRTYTVPDVYARFKRMEGYNVLFPMAWHVTGAPVIGIADRIKRKDPWTLDLYERVHGVPKETLPQLEDPEFIVKYFSTEYHEVMEDMGYSIDWRREFRTIDPTYKKFIEWQITTLYEKGLVQKGEHPVKYCPNCDNPVGDHDLLEGEGVGVNELTLLKFKIDDKVLVTATLRPETIVGATNIWLNPDVEYVLVNAEGEKWVITKEAHYNLSNQIKDLDIIEEIDPNDLIGKMATNPFTGDELPIFPASFVSASYGSGVVFSEPADAPADYIALQDLKNNDELIAKYHLEGIVENVEPIPVCTLKGYGEIPAADIIERLGITDQNDEKLHEATNELYKAQHSKGKIIDSIPEFGGMKVRFAREELKEKLIADNMATIMYDFAERPVVCRCGNNCVVKIMDDQWFMKYGNEEWTEKTLKVLEGETIIPKELKSNFEYYINWLDDWACSRKVGLGTRMPWDNQWLIEPLTDSTIYMSYYSIAKYLRDMNPEDLNRAFFDKVLLNKDSGDITVPADKVKEIQDEFNYWYPLDWRLSAKDLVGNHLSFLMFTHSAIYPEDKWPKGTVVFGMGLLEGNKMSSSKGNVILLKDAIRDYTADVVRLFLMASAEPWQDFDWREKEVLGTKRRLEWFREFAAKVEEIKGSKLDLSNIEEVELTRTIDLWMISQLNEHVKKSTEALEVFQTRQALQDSLFLLKKDVDHYLYRVKHLLDAQDPAIIYVLSTVLEAWIRLLAPFTPHTSEELWSTYGGEGFVSEAAWPVADETKVSPEIEKSEALVENTIKDIAHIKQMVGDEIEKVHIYLAPDWKWDLYKIADEVGKPDIGQIMGRAIAANIYDDKKEIAMVAKKIGKEITKTRYIGKIDEEAILTDALDYIKEECGNEVIIHTDDSYDPQNKARNAMPYKPAIFME, encoded by the coding sequence GTGAGCGAAAATATAGAAAAGAAATGGCAGAAAAAATGGGCAGATGCAAAATTATTTGAATCAAACCCTGATGAACGAGAAAAACTATTCATTACAGTAGCATTTCCATACCCAAGCGGAGCTATGCATATAGGTCACGGACGTACCTACACTGTACCTGATGTTTATGCAAGATTTAAAAGAATGGAAGGATACAATGTACTGTTCCCGATGGCATGGCACGTTACAGGAGCTCCCGTTATTGGAATTGCTGACAGGATTAAAAGAAAAGACCCTTGGACCTTAGATTTATATGAAAGAGTCCACGGAGTTCCAAAAGAAACCTTGCCACAATTAGAAGACCCTGAATTTATTGTAAAATACTTCTCAACCGAATATCATGAAGTAATGGAAGATATGGGTTATTCAATTGACTGGAGAAGGGAATTCAGAACAATCGATCCGACATATAAAAAATTCATAGAATGGCAAATAACCACATTATATGAAAAAGGATTAGTTCAAAAAGGAGAACACCCTGTAAAATACTGTCCGAACTGTGACAATCCTGTCGGAGACCACGACCTGCTTGAAGGAGAAGGAGTAGGGGTAAATGAACTTACACTTTTAAAATTCAAAATTGACGATAAAGTTTTAGTAACCGCTACCCTCAGACCTGAAACCATCGTCGGAGCAACAAACATCTGGTTAAACCCTGATGTGGAATATGTTCTTGTCAATGCAGAAGGAGAAAAATGGGTAATTACAAAAGAAGCTCACTACAACTTATCCAATCAAATAAAAGATTTGGACATCATTGAAGAAATTGATCCTAATGATTTAATAGGTAAAATGGCAACAAACCCATTTACAGGCGATGAATTGCCAATTTTCCCAGCAAGCTTTGTAAGTGCATCATACGGAAGCGGAGTCGTATTTTCCGAACCTGCTGATGCACCGGCAGACTACATTGCACTTCAAGACTTAAAAAATAACGATGAATTAATTGCAAAATACCATCTGGAAGGAATTGTCGAAAATGTTGAACCGATTCCAGTATGTACCCTTAAGGGATACGGTGAAATTCCGGCTGCAGATATCATCGAAAGATTAGGAATTACTGACCAGAACGATGAAAAGTTACATGAAGCTACCAATGAACTGTACAAAGCACAGCACAGTAAAGGTAAAATCATAGACTCCATTCCGGAATTCGGTGGAATGAAAGTTCGTTTTGCCCGTGAAGAGTTAAAAGAAAAACTTATTGCAGACAATATGGCAACAATCATGTATGACTTTGCTGAAAGGCCGGTGGTGTGCAGATGCGGTAACAACTGTGTTGTTAAAATCATGGACGACCAATGGTTCATGAAATACGGTAACGAAGAATGGACTGAAAAGACATTGAAAGTTCTTGAAGGCGAAACAATCATTCCAAAAGAACTCAAAAGCAATTTCGAATACTACATTAACTGGTTGGATGATTGGGCATGTTCCAGAAAAGTCGGACTTGGAACAAGAATGCCTTGGGACAATCAATGGTTAATTGAACCTCTAACAGACTCAACAATCTACATGTCATATTATTCCATTGCAAAATATCTAAGAGACATGAATCCTGAGGATTTGAACAGAGCATTCTTTGATAAAGTATTGTTAAACAAGGATTCCGGAGACATTACCGTACCTGCAGACAAGGTTAAAGAAATCCAAGACGAATTTAACTATTGGTACCCTCTTGACTGGAGATTATCTGCAAAAGACCTTGTAGGAAACCACTTAAGCTTTTTAATGTTTACCCACAGTGCAATTTATCCTGAAGACAAATGGCCAAAAGGAACCGTAGTCTTTGGAATGGGTCTTTTGGAAGGAAATAAAATGTCTTCCTCAAAAGGAAATGTAATTCTCCTAAAAGATGCAATTCGCGATTACACAGCTGATGTTGTAAGACTCTTCCTGATGGCTTCAGCCGAACCATGGCAAGACTTTGACTGGAGGGAAAAAGAAGTTCTTGGAACCAAAAGAAGACTTGAATGGTTTAGGGAATTTGCAGCTAAAGTTGAAGAAATCAAAGGTTCCAAACTAGACTTAAGCAACATTGAAGAAGTCGAGCTAACAAGAACAATTGATTTATGGATGATTAGTCAGTTAAATGAACATGTTAAAAAATCAACAGAAGCTTTAGAAGTCTTCCAGACAAGACAGGCTTTACAGGATTCACTGTTCCTGCTTAAAAAAGATGTGGATCATTACTTATACAGGGTCAAACATTTACTTGACGCACAGGACCCTGCAATCATATATGTTCTGTCAACTGTGCTTGAAGCATGGATCAGGCTCCTGGCACCATTTACTCCGCACACTTCAGAAGAGTTATGGAGCACTTATGGCGGAGAAGGATTTGTAAGTGAAGCTGCATGGCCTGTAGCTGACGAGACAAAAGTAAGTCCTGAAATCGAAAAATCAGAAGCCCTGGTTGAAAACACCATTAAGGATATTGCACATATCAAACAGATGGTTGGGGACGAAATCGAAAAAGTCCATATTTACCTTGCTCCTGATTGGAAATGGGACTTGTACAAAATTGCCGATGAAGTTGGAAAACCTGATATCGGTCAGATAATGGGCAGAGCTATCGCAGCTAATATTTACGATGACAAAAAAGAAATAGCAATGGTGGCTAAAAAAATCGGTAAAGAAATTACAAAAACAAGATACATCGGTAAAATCGATGAGGAAGCTATTTTAACTGATGCACTTGACTACATCAAAGAAGAATGTGGAAATGAAGTAATAATACACACCGATGATTCTTACGACCCACAGAATAAGGCAAGAAACGCAATGCCATACAAACCAGCTATTTTTATGGAATAA
- a CDS encoding SpoIIE family protein phosphatase, translated as MNDKIKKIFIPFILMVLINLGFFYLSSSRNVSQGINGHIGTLLISGMLFGPYGALGASFGNLISDFIRGYPVDFAVFSNIVGFFVSYLGFKLWYKDYRKRSQITKPRLNSTSNFLLFLAIVVGTGLLYSSIHQNIYSLLYSSVGYENATIGIRYFLNYINSSFVVGIIGMWLSKKIDFVYVPKTSKKKISMNFFKIAFYLLIFSVIFDLLDPFSISENSIFCIIQTVVYIILIGICLFEPFTSKISPIRDDSIPEKIMNIFLLSIFFMLMISVILAFDQVLIMAVDDFLPLSFMEIVISTFILTDILLLLFMIPSLAVLRVVEKQAIRPMLDFSQIEDFVSEGEKIESDGLVKVYSDYLDEPTEVGVLARSYTDLINYNNRYIDNIAQIEGEKERIKAELDIATTIQAARLPTEAIETDNFIVEGSSRPAKEVGGDFFDYYMLDEDNLALIIGDASGKGVPAALLAVITQEVARQIIKNERDPSRVLYMLNNQLCENNPEMMFITLWLGIYNKNEKTITFSNAGHNPPLIKDNGEFRLLEVNNGLVLGVMEDFEFVSEEIPFSSELVVFTDGITDATSIDDKMYGEENLIDFFNNNDYNQIDLLFDKIDEFSKGTEQFDDMTVLILKDNS; from the coding sequence ATGAATGATAAAATAAAAAAAATATTTATTCCGTTTATTTTAATGGTCCTGATTAATTTAGGATTTTTTTATTTGTCCTCTTCCAGAAATGTCAGTCAGGGAATAAATGGCCATATAGGTACGCTTTTAATTTCAGGTATGCTTTTCGGCCCATATGGTGCATTGGGGGCTTCTTTTGGAAACCTGATTTCAGATTTTATTAGAGGTTATCCAGTTGATTTTGCTGTTTTTTCTAATATTGTAGGTTTTTTCGTATCTTATTTAGGTTTTAAGCTATGGTATAAAGATTATAGAAAAAGGTCTCAAATTACAAAACCTAGATTAAACAGTACTTCAAACTTTTTGCTGTTTCTAGCCATTGTAGTCGGAACAGGATTGTTATACTCATCTATTCATCAAAATATATATTCTCTGCTTTATTCAAGTGTGGGTTATGAGAATGCCACAATTGGTATTAGATACTTTTTAAACTATATCAATTCATCATTTGTTGTTGGAATTATAGGCATGTGGCTTTCAAAGAAAATTGATTTTGTCTATGTTCCTAAAACTTCTAAAAAGAAAATCAGCATGAACTTTTTCAAGATTGCATTTTATTTGCTGATTTTTTCAGTAATATTTGACCTTTTAGACCCTTTCAGCATTTCTGAAAACAGTATTTTTTGTATTATTCAGACAGTTGTATATATTATTTTAATTGGCATTTGTCTATTTGAGCCGTTTACATCTAAAATATCTCCGATACGGGATGATTCCATTCCGGAAAAGATTATGAACATCTTTCTGCTTTCAATCTTTTTCATGCTGATGATTAGTGTCATACTGGCATTTGACCAGGTGCTGATAATGGCTGTTGATGACTTTCTGCCGTTAAGTTTTATGGAAATAGTAATTTCAACATTTATACTTACAGATATCTTACTTTTGCTGTTCATGATTCCTTCACTTGCAGTTTTAAGGGTTGTTGAAAAACAAGCTATCAGACCTATGCTGGACTTTTCCCAAATTGAAGATTTTGTCAGTGAAGGTGAAAAAATCGAGTCAGACGGTTTGGTAAAGGTATATTCTGATTATCTGGATGAACCTACCGAAGTTGGGGTTTTGGCCAGAAGTTACACTGATTTGATTAATTATAATAATCGCTATATTGATAATATTGCACAAATTGAAGGTGAAAAGGAGCGTATCAAGGCCGAACTTGATATTGCTACCACAATCCAGGCGGCAAGGCTTCCAACAGAGGCTATAGAAACTGATAATTTCATCGTTGAAGGTTCTTCCAGACCGGCTAAGGAGGTTGGTGGAGACTTTTTTGATTACTATATGCTGGATGAAGATAATTTGGCTCTTATAATTGGTGATGCATCAGGCAAGGGTGTTCCTGCAGCATTACTTGCAGTCATTACTCAGGAAGTAGCAAGGCAGATAATTAAAAATGAAAGAGACCCTTCAAGAGTATTATATATGCTCAACAATCAGTTATGTGAGAATAATCCTGAAATGATGTTTATAACATTGTGGCTGGGAATTTATAATAAAAACGAAAAAACCATAACATTTTCAAATGCAGGACATAATCCTCCATTAATTAAAGATAATGGGGAATTTAGGTTATTGGAAGTTAACAACGGATTGGTTCTGGGAGTTATGGAAGACTTTGAATTTGTCAGTGAGGAAATTCCATTTTCAAGTGAACTTGTAGTCTTTACTGATGGAATAACTGATGCAACAAGTATTGACGATAAAATGTATGGCGAAGAGAACCTTATAGACTTCTTTAACAATAACGATTATAATCAGATTGATTTGCTGTTTGATAAAATCGACGAGTTCTCTAAAGGCACAGAACAGTTCGACGATATGACTGTATTGATTTTAAAAGATAACTCCTGA
- a CDS encoding alpha/beta hydrolase gives MGKSFIAKIEEKILKFTKPDYMTSQEKIDSYLLEKSEKPEETVKSSFKSTDFNGMQVFTFGEKKSKNTILFIHGGAYVNEINYQHFIFCSLMSKRLDAYVLAPVYPLAPLHEAEESYEKITDLYKHMLDFDSNITLMGDSAGGGFILSFCQFIKTISLPQPEHIITFSPWVDISMSNSPYDDEDDPILGEIGLREIGKSWAGKLDTRDYKVSPLFGDVSNQAPTLIFAGDSEIFYKDIRLYVEKLKKSDVDVRFITGEGLFHIYPLFPIPEAKKAFKEIKKEIMG, from the coding sequence ATGGGCAAATCATTTATTGCAAAAATTGAAGAAAAGATTTTGAAATTTACAAAACCTGATTATATGACTTCACAGGAAAAAATAGATTCATATCTACTTGAAAAATCAGAAAAACCTGAAGAGACTGTGAAATCCTCTTTTAAAAGCACAGATTTTAATGGAATGCAAGTCTTTACCTTTGGAGAGAAGAAATCTAAAAACACCATTCTTTTCATTCATGGCGGAGCATATGTGAATGAAATTAATTATCAGCACTTCATTTTCTGCAGTTTAATGTCAAAAAGACTTGATGCATATGTACTTGCACCTGTATATCCTCTTGCGCCGTTACATGAAGCGGAAGAAAGTTATGAAAAAATTACAGACCTGTATAAACATATGCTTGATTTTGACTCAAATATTACTTTAATGGGCGATTCTGCCGGAGGAGGATTTATTTTATCATTCTGTCAGTTCATCAAAACAATCAGCCTTCCCCAGCCGGAACATATCATTACATTTTCCCCATGGGTTGACATTTCAATGAGCAATTCACCCTATGATGATGAAGACGATCCAATTCTCGGAGAAATCGGCCTTAGAGAAATCGGCAAATCATGGGCGGGAAAACTGGACACCCGGGATTATAAAGTCAGCCCGCTTTTTGGTGATGTATCAAATCAGGCCCCCACACTTATTTTTGCAGGAGATAGCGAAATATTTTATAAGGACATCAGGTTATATGTTGAAAAACTTAAAAAAAGCGATGTTGACGTTAGATTCATAACAGGCGAAGGACTCTTCCACATCTATCCCCTTTTCCCTATACCTGAGGCAAAAAAAGCGTTTAAAGAAATAAAAAAAGAGATAATGGGTTAA
- a CDS encoding acyltransferase, giving the protein MSKTRIQWIDLVRAIAILTVLFVHASDGIFIISSDAILNFTLTSRIFEFVALFIGRIGVPFFLMITGYLLLDRTYDDEKVKRFWTKNVRDLIIVTVIWSAMYALSLQFITVFYDAVNPSEAGNLFYSHMWYMPMIIGMYLSIPFVTSALKHYDTKTINNATIVFALLAFMLPFITTLLDMNGIQNVNIQYCLGFSGGVYGIYILLGYLVKKDYFKKYSSKSMALLAIVSFLICVGFQYYAFLRGYNFFLWYEFPFILTGSFALFELCSRMKTVKAYKGVQFLSKYSFAVFLIHNLFRFPLLPFIVYLPFTEPVKALILWVLLVVFSYAAAVIIYRIPRLGKFVLYMR; this is encoded by the coding sequence ATGAGTAAAACTAGAATTCAGTGGATTGATCTGGTACGTGCAATAGCAATTTTAACCGTATTGTTTGTTCATGCATCTGATGGTATTTTTATAATCTCTTCTGATGCTATTCTAAATTTCACACTTACTTCAAGAATTTTTGAATTCGTTGCATTATTTATTGGACGTATTGGTGTTCCATTCTTTTTAATGATTACAGGTTATCTGTTGTTGGACAGGACTTATGATGATGAGAAGGTTAAAAGATTCTGGACAAAAAATGTAAGGGATTTAATTATAGTTACCGTAATCTGGTCTGCTATGTATGCTCTTAGTTTACAGTTCATTACAGTATTCTATGATGCTGTAAATCCTTCAGAAGCTGGAAACTTGTTCTATTCCCATATGTGGTATATGCCGATGATTATTGGAATGTATCTTTCAATTCCATTCGTAACAAGTGCCCTTAAACATTATGATACTAAAACAATTAACAATGCAACAATAGTATTTGCTCTTTTAGCATTCATGCTTCCATTCATTACAACATTATTAGACATGAACGGTATTCAAAATGTGAATATTCAATACTGTCTCGGTTTCAGTGGAGGAGTTTATGGAATATACATCCTTTTAGGATATCTGGTTAAAAAAGATTACTTCAAGAAATATTCCTCTAAAAGTATGGCGCTTTTAGCTATCGTTTCATTCCTGATTTGTGTAGGATTCCAGTACTATGCATTTTTAAGAGGATATAACTTTTTCCTCTGGTATGAATTCCCATTCATTTTGACCGGTTCATTTGCATTATTTGAGTTATGTTCAAGAATGAAAACAGTCAAGGCTTATAAGGGTGTTCAATTTTTATCCAAATATTCATTTGCAGTATTTCTGATACATAACTTATTCAGATTCCCATTATTGCCATTCATTGTTTATTTACCGTTCACAGAACCTGTTAAAGCTTTAATTCTTTGGGTTTTATTAGTAGTATTCAGTTATGCTGCGGCAGTTATTATCTATAGAATCCCAAGACTTGGTAAATTTGTATTGTATATGAGATAA
- a CDS encoding tRNA (adenine-N1)-methyltransferase, producing the protein MKMILDERGKKYVLKPGEEFQSDLGIVKADVLDNAEVGDEVKSHLDHTFKIMKPNINDFIDIMDRRCSILLQKDIGQVLAHTGLGAGSRVVDAGTGAGAIALNFGNVVGPEGEVFTYEIREDFAEVASKNIEKFGITNITVKNQNIKDGIDEDNIDLVFLDLPKPFEIFEDVQESLNVGGWLCVYAPYIDQAEISYRIAKKLGFYDIDIIEILERGLEVRTQGVRPKTRMVGHSGYLVFARKL; encoded by the coding sequence AAAACCTGGAGAGGAATTTCAAAGTGACTTGGGCATTGTCAAAGCCGATGTATTGGATAATGCTGAAGTTGGCGATGAGGTTAAAAGCCATCTTGACCACACATTTAAAATCATGAAACCTAACATTAACGATTTCATAGACATAATGGACAGGCGCTGTTCAATACTTCTTCAAAAGGACATAGGACAGGTTTTAGCCCATACAGGTTTGGGTGCAGGATCACGCGTAGTTGATGCCGGAACCGGTGCCGGCGCCATAGCCCTTAATTTCGGAAATGTCGTTGGTCCGGAAGGTGAAGTTTTCACATATGAAATTAGGGAAGACTTTGCTGAGGTTGCAAGCAAAAACATTGAAAAATTTGGAATTACCAACATCACTGTTAAAAATCAAAACATTAAGGACGGAATTGATGAGGACAACATTGATTTGGTTTTTCTTGATTTGCCGAAACCGTTTGAAATATTTGAAGATGTTCAGGAATCATTGAATGTTGGCGGATGGCTATGTGTCTATGCTCCGTATATTGACCAGGCTGAAATATCTTATAGGATTGCCAAGAAATTAGGATTTTATGATATTGATATCATTGAAATCCTGGAGAGGGGTTTGGAGGTCAGAACTCAGGGAGTAAGGCCAAAAACCCGTATGGTCGGTCATAGCGGATATCTTGTATTTGCTAGAAAATTATAA